One part of the Streptomyces ferrugineus genome encodes these proteins:
- a CDS encoding acyl-CoA carboxylase subunit beta, translating to MTVLASSLDPTSPAYAANREAMLGKLADLDTEHAKALAGGGPKYVERHRGRGKLLARERIELLLDPDTPFLELSPLAAWGSDHTVGASLVTGIGVVEGVECLITANDPTVRGGASNPWSLKKALRANDIALANRLPCVNLVESGGADLPSQKEIFIPGGAVFRDLTRLSAAGIPTVAVVFGNSTAGGAYVPGMSDHVIMVKERAKVFLGGPPLVKMATGEESDDESLGGAEMHARVSGLADYFAVDEPDALRQARRVVARLNHRKAYADPGPAAPPEYDPDELLGIVPGDLRTPFDPREVIARIVDASDFDEFKPMYGTSLTTGWAALHGYPVGVLANAQGVLFSEESQKAAQFIQLANQRDIPLLFLHNTTGYMVGSQYEQGGIIKHGAMMINAVSNSRVPHLSVLMGASYGAGHYGMCGRAYDPRFLFAWPSAKSAVMGPQQLAGVLSIVARQSAAAKGQPYDEEGDAALRAMVEQQIESESLPMFLSGRLYDDGVIDPRDTRTVLGMCLSAIHTAPYEGARGGFGVFRM from the coding sequence GTGACCGTCCTCGCCTCGTCCCTGGACCCGACGAGCCCCGCATACGCGGCCAACCGCGAGGCCATGCTCGGCAAGCTCGCCGACCTCGACACCGAGCACGCCAAGGCGCTCGCCGGCGGCGGCCCCAAGTACGTCGAACGGCACCGCGGGCGCGGCAAGCTCCTCGCCCGTGAGCGCATCGAGCTGCTCCTCGACCCGGACACACCGTTCCTGGAGCTGTCTCCGCTGGCCGCCTGGGGCAGCGACCACACGGTCGGCGCCTCGCTCGTCACCGGCATCGGGGTCGTCGAGGGCGTGGAGTGCCTGATCACCGCCAACGACCCGACCGTGCGCGGCGGCGCGAGCAACCCCTGGTCGCTGAAGAAGGCCCTGCGCGCCAACGACATCGCCCTCGCCAACCGGCTGCCCTGCGTCAACCTCGTCGAGTCGGGCGGCGCCGACCTGCCCTCCCAGAAGGAGATCTTCATCCCCGGCGGCGCCGTCTTCCGGGACCTGACACGGCTGTCGGCGGCCGGCATCCCCACCGTCGCGGTCGTCTTCGGCAACTCGACGGCGGGCGGCGCCTACGTCCCCGGCATGTCCGACCACGTGATCATGGTCAAGGAGCGCGCCAAGGTGTTCCTCGGCGGCCCGCCCCTGGTGAAGATGGCCACCGGCGAGGAGAGCGACGACGAGTCGCTGGGCGGCGCCGAGATGCACGCGCGCGTGTCGGGTCTCGCCGACTACTTCGCCGTCGACGAACCGGACGCCCTGCGCCAGGCACGGCGCGTCGTCGCCCGCCTCAACCACCGCAAGGCGTACGCCGATCCGGGCCCGGCCGCGCCGCCCGAGTACGACCCGGACGAACTCCTCGGCATCGTCCCCGGCGATCTGCGCACCCCCTTCGACCCGCGCGAGGTCATCGCCCGGATCGTGGACGCCTCCGACTTCGACGAGTTCAAGCCGATGTACGGCACGAGCCTGACGACGGGCTGGGCGGCCCTGCACGGCTATCCGGTCGGCGTGCTGGCGAACGCCCAGGGGGTCTTGTTCAGCGAGGAGTCGCAAAAGGCGGCCCAGTTCATCCAGCTCGCCAACCAGCGCGACATCCCCCTCCTCTTCCTGCACAACACCACCGGCTACATGGTCGGCAGCCAGTACGAGCAGGGCGGCATCATCAAGCACGGCGCGATGATGATCAACGCGGTCAGCAACAGCCGCGTGCCCCATCTCTCCGTCCTCATGGGCGCGTCCTACGGCGCCGGCCACTACGGCATGTGCGGCCGCGCCTACGACCCCCGCTTCCTGTTCGCCTGGCCCAGCGCCAAGTCGGCCGTCATGGGCCCCCAGCAGCTCGCCGGCGTGCTCTCGATCGTCGCCCGCCAGTCGGCCGCCGCGAAGGGACAGCCCTACGACGAGGAGGGCGACGCGGCCCTTCGCGCCATGGTGGAGCAGCAGATCGAGTCGGAGTCGCTGCCCATGTTCCTGTCCGGGCGGCTTTACGACGACGGCGTCATAGATCCGCGCGACACCCGCACGGTCCTCGGCATGTGTCTGTCCGCCATCCACACCGCGCCGTACGAGGGCGCGCGCGGTGGCTTCGGCGTCTTCCGGATGTGA
- a CDS encoding acetyl/propionyl/methylcrotonyl-CoA carboxylase subunit alpha — MITSVLVANRGEIACRVFRTCREWGIRTVAVHSDADDNALHTRVADTAVRLPGAAPSDTYLRGDLIVKAALATGADAVHPGYGFLSENPDFARAVLDAGLLWIGPPPEAIEAMASKTRAKELMGLAPLDEVTEADLPVLVKAAAGGGGRGMRVVRRLADLDAALEAARAEAHSAFGDGEVFVEPYIENGRHVEVQILADTHGTVWTLGTRDCSLQRRHQKVIEEAPAPGLTPELTDSLYEMAVRAARAVGYVGAGTVEFLVAGDKAHFLEMNTRLQVEHPVTEAVFGLDLVAEQLRVAEGHALPDDPPHARGHAIEARLYAEDPAQGWAPQTGTLHRLAVPDSVRLDTGFTDGDTIGVHYDPMLAKLVAYAPTRTAAIRKLAGALEHATIHGPRTNRDLLVRSLRHEEFTSAAMDTGFYARHLTALTTPVPDPHAPLAAALADTHGRSRFGGWRNVPSQPQVKRYAVADEEIEVRYRYTRAGLEADGVRVVHADAGRVVLEVDGVRRNFEVARYGDEIHVNATRLTALPRFPDPKAQHAPGSLLAPMPGTVVRVAEGLTVGAPVRAGQPLLWLEAMKMEHKIAAPVTGTLTALHAVPGQQVTLGSLLAVVQEP; from the coding sequence GTGATCACTTCTGTGCTCGTGGCCAACCGGGGCGAGATCGCCTGCCGGGTCTTCCGCACCTGTCGTGAGTGGGGCATCCGGACCGTCGCCGTGCATTCCGACGCCGACGACAACGCCCTGCACACGCGCGTGGCCGACACGGCGGTACGGCTGCCCGGAGCGGCGCCCTCCGACACGTATCTGCGCGGCGACCTGATCGTGAAGGCGGCGCTCGCGACCGGCGCGGACGCGGTGCACCCCGGCTACGGCTTCCTCTCCGAGAACCCCGACTTCGCACGCGCCGTCCTCGACGCGGGCCTGCTGTGGATCGGCCCGCCCCCGGAGGCGATCGAGGCGATGGCCTCCAAGACGCGCGCGAAGGAACTGATGGGGCTGGCCCCCCTGGACGAGGTCACCGAGGCGGACCTGCCGGTACTGGTGAAGGCGGCCGCGGGCGGCGGCGGACGCGGCATGCGCGTCGTACGGCGACTGGCCGACCTGGACGCCGCACTCGAGGCCGCGCGCGCCGAGGCCCACAGCGCCTTCGGCGACGGCGAGGTCTTCGTCGAGCCCTACATCGAGAACGGCCGCCACGTCGAGGTGCAGATCCTCGCCGACACCCACGGCACGGTATGGACGCTCGGCACCCGCGACTGCTCCCTCCAGCGGCGCCACCAGAAGGTGATCGAGGAAGCCCCGGCACCCGGCCTGACACCCGAACTGACGGACTCCCTGTACGAGATGGCCGTACGCGCCGCGCGCGCCGTCGGCTATGTCGGCGCCGGCACCGTCGAGTTCCTCGTCGCCGGCGACAAGGCGCACTTCCTGGAGATGAACACCCGCCTCCAGGTCGAGCACCCCGTGACGGAAGCCGTCTTCGGCCTCGACCTGGTCGCGGAACAGCTCCGCGTCGCCGAAGGCCACGCCCTGCCCGACGACCCGCCACACGCGCGTGGCCACGCGATCGAGGCCCGCCTCTACGCCGAGGACCCCGCCCAAGGCTGGGCCCCGCAGACCGGCACCCTGCACCGCCTCGCCGTACCCGACAGCGTCCGCCTGGACACCGGCTTCACCGACGGCGACACCATCGGCGTCCACTACGACCCGATGCTCGCCAAGCTCGTCGCGTACGCCCCCACCCGCACCGCGGCGATCCGCAAGCTCGCGGGCGCCCTGGAACACGCCACGATCCACGGCCCCCGCACCAACCGGGACCTCCTCGTGCGCTCCCTGCGCCACGAGGAGTTCACGAGTGCCGCGATGGACACCGGCTTCTACGCCCGCCACCTCACCGCTCTCACCACCCCGGTCCCCGACCCGCACGCCCCCCTGGCCGCCGCCCTCGCCGACACCCACGGCCGCTCCCGCTTCGGCGGCTGGCGCAACGTCCCCTCCCAGCCGCAGGTCAAGCGGTACGCGGTCGCAGACGAGGAGATCGAGGTCCGCTACCGGTACACGCGGGCGGGCCTGGAGGCGGACGGGGTGCGCGTCGTCCACGCCGACGCGGGTCGCGTCGTCCTCGAAGTGGACGGCGTACGACGGAACTTCGAGGTCGCCAGATACGGCGACGAGATCCACGTGAACGCCACGCGCCTCACCGCGCTACCCCGCTTCCCGGACCCGAAAGCCCAGCACGCACCGGGCTCGCTGCTCGCGCCGATGCCGGGGACGGTCGTACGCGTCGCCGAGGGCTTGACCGTAGGAGCGCCTGTGCGGGCCGGACAACCCCTGCTGTGGCTGGAGGCGATGAAGATGGAGCACAAGATCGCGGCGCCGGTCACAGGCACGCTCACGGCTTTGCATGCCGTACCTGGCCAGCAGGTGACGCTCGGCTCATTGCTGGCGGTGGTGCAAGAACCCTAG
- a CDS encoding acyl-CoA dehydrogenase family protein, with translation MPPSLEPEEHKALRSAVAALGKRHGRTYDREALWSEAAKLGYLGVNLPEAYGGGGGGIAELSIVLEELGSAGCPLLMMVVSPAICGTVIARFGTEEQKQNWLPGLADGTRTMAFGITEPDAGSNSHRITTTARRDGADWLLTGRKVFISGVDIADATLIVGRTEDARTGNLKPCLFIVPRDAEGFTRRRIDMELAAAEKQFELTLDDVRLPADALVGDEDAGLLQLFAGLNPERIMTAAFAIGMGRYALARAVEYARDRTVWKAPIGAHQAIAHPLAQAHIDLELARLMMQKAAYLYDAGDDAPAGEAANMAKYAAGEACVKAVDQAVHTLGGNGLTREFGLASLITAARVARIAPVSREMILNYVSHQTLGLPKSY, from the coding sequence ATGCCCCCCAGCCTCGAACCCGAAGAACACAAAGCCCTACGATCCGCGGTAGCCGCCCTCGGCAAACGCCACGGCCGCACCTACGACCGAGAAGCCCTCTGGTCGGAGGCAGCCAAACTCGGCTACCTCGGCGTCAACCTCCCGGAGGCATACGGCGGTGGAGGCGGCGGCATCGCCGAACTCTCCATCGTCCTCGAAGAACTCGGCTCCGCGGGCTGCCCGCTCCTGATGATGGTCGTCTCACCCGCCATCTGCGGCACGGTGATCGCCCGCTTCGGCACAGAGGAACAGAAACAGAACTGGCTCCCCGGCCTCGCCGACGGCACCCGCACCATGGCCTTCGGCATCACCGAGCCCGACGCCGGCTCCAACAGCCACCGCATCACGACCACGGCTCGCCGAGACGGAGCCGACTGGCTGCTCACCGGCCGCAAGGTCTTCATCTCCGGCGTGGACATAGCCGACGCCACCCTCATCGTCGGCCGCACCGAGGACGCCCGCACCGGCAACCTCAAACCCTGCCTGTTCATCGTCCCGCGCGACGCCGAAGGCTTCACCCGCCGCCGCATCGACATGGAGCTCGCCGCCGCCGAGAAGCAGTTCGAGCTGACCCTCGACGACGTACGGCTCCCCGCCGACGCGCTCGTCGGCGACGAGGACGCCGGCCTGCTCCAGCTCTTCGCCGGCCTCAACCCCGAACGGATCATGACGGCCGCCTTCGCGATCGGCATGGGACGGTACGCCCTCGCGCGCGCCGTCGAGTACGCGCGCGACCGCACCGTGTGGAAGGCCCCCATCGGCGCCCACCAGGCCATCGCACACCCCCTCGCCCAGGCGCACATCGACCTCGAACTGGCTCGCCTGATGATGCAGAAGGCGGCCTACCTGTACGACGCGGGCGACGACGCGCCCGCGGGTGAGGCGGCCAACATGGCGAAATACGCGGCAGGAGAGGCCTGCGTCAAAGCCGTCGACCAGGCCGTGCACACCCTCGGCGGCAACGGCCTCACGCGCGAATTCGGGCTCGCCTCGTTGATAACCGCCGCACGCGTGGCTCGTATTGCTCCGGTGAGCCGGGAGATGATTCTCAACTACGTCTCCCACCAGACCCTGGGCCTGCCCAAGTCGTACTGA
- a CDS encoding 4-coumarate--CoA ligase family protein has product MFRSEYADVPPVELPIHEAVLGRAAEFGELPALIDGTDGTTLTYEQLDRFHRRIAAALAETGVRKGDVLALHSPNTVAFPTAFYAATRAGASVTTVHPLATPEEFAKQLKDSAARWIVTVSPLLETARRAAELAGGVQEILVCDSAPGHRSLIDMLASAAPEPQVDIDPVTDVAALPYSSGTTGVPKGVMLTHRQIATNLAQLEPAISAGPGDRILAVLPFFHIYGLTALMNAPLRVGATVVVLPRFDLETFLAAIQNHRITGLYVAPPIVLALAKHPLVAQYDLSSLKYVISAAAPLDANLAAACSQRLGLPPVGQAYGMTELSPGTHVVPLTAMNDAPAGTVGRLIAGTEMRIVSLDDPDKDLGTGESGEILIRGPQVMKGYLGRPDATAAMIDTDGWLHTGDVGHVDEGGWLFVVDRVKELIKYKGFQVAPAELEALLLTHPAIADAAVIGVHNDEGNEVPRAYVVRQPTAADLSEGEVMMYVAERVAPYKRIRQVTFIDGVPRAASGKILRRELREHT; this is encoded by the coding sequence ATGTTCCGCAGCGAGTACGCAGACGTCCCGCCCGTAGAACTCCCCATCCACGAGGCCGTGCTCGGCCGCGCCGCCGAGTTCGGCGAGCTGCCCGCCCTCATCGACGGCACGGACGGCACCACCCTCACCTACGAACAGCTCGACCGCTTCCACCGGCGCATCGCCGCCGCCCTGGCCGAGACCGGCGTGCGCAAGGGAGACGTACTCGCCCTGCACAGCCCCAACACCGTGGCCTTCCCCACGGCGTTCTACGCCGCCACGCGCGCGGGCGCCTCCGTCACCACCGTGCACCCGCTCGCCACACCCGAGGAGTTCGCCAAACAGCTCAAGGACTCGGCGGCCCGCTGGATCGTCACCGTCTCCCCACTTCTGGAGACAGCCCGCCGGGCCGCCGAACTCGCCGGCGGGGTCCAGGAGATCCTCGTGTGCGACAGCGCGCCCGGCCACCGCTCGCTGATCGACATGCTGGCCTCCGCGGCCCCCGAGCCCCAGGTCGACATCGACCCCGTGACGGACGTCGCCGCCCTGCCGTACTCCTCGGGCACCACCGGCGTCCCCAAGGGCGTGATGCTCACCCACCGCCAGATCGCCACCAACCTCGCCCAGCTCGAACCCGCGATCTCCGCGGGCCCCGGCGACCGCATCCTCGCCGTCCTGCCGTTCTTCCACATCTACGGCCTCACGGCCCTGATGAACGCGCCCCTGAGGGTGGGCGCCACGGTCGTCGTCCTGCCCCGCTTCGACCTGGAGACCTTCCTCGCGGCCATCCAGAACCACCGCATCACCGGCCTGTACGTGGCCCCGCCCATCGTCCTGGCCCTCGCCAAGCACCCCCTGGTCGCGCAGTACGACCTGTCGTCCCTCAAGTACGTCATCAGCGCCGCCGCACCCCTGGACGCCAACCTCGCGGCCGCCTGCTCACAGCGCCTCGGCCTGCCGCCGGTCGGCCAGGCCTACGGCATGACGGAACTGTCCCCCGGCACCCATGTCGTCCCGCTCACCGCCATGAACGACGCGCCCGCCGGAACCGTCGGCCGGCTCATCGCCGGCACCGAGATGCGCATCGTCTCCCTCGACGACCCCGACAAGGACCTCGGCACCGGAGAGTCCGGCGAGATCCTCATCCGCGGCCCCCAGGTCATGAAGGGCTACCTCGGCCGCCCCGACGCCACCGCCGCGATGATCGACACCGACGGCTGGCTGCACACCGGCGACGTCGGCCACGTGGACGAGGGAGGCTGGCTGTTCGTCGTCGACCGCGTCAAGGAGCTCATCAAGTACAAGGGCTTCCAGGTGGCCCCCGCCGAACTGGAGGCCCTCCTGCTCACCCACCCCGCGATCGCCGACGCGGCCGTGATCGGCGTCCACAACGACGAGGGCAACGAGGTCCCGCGCGCCTACGTGGTCCGCCAGCCCACCGCCGCCGACCTCTCCGAAGGAGAGGTCATGATGTACGTCGCCGAACGCGTCGCCCCCTACAAGCGCATCCGCCAGGTCACCTTCATCGACGGCGTCCCCAGGGCCGCCTCCGGCAAGATCCTGCGCAGGGAACTCAGGGAGCACACATGA